In the Peptoclostridium acidaminophilum DSM 3953 genome, one interval contains:
- a CDS encoding DUF2513 domain-containing protein yields the protein MKEEDHEMKRNMDLVRLILLEIENIYQSTAIYNLTIDGYDAEMVAYHCKIIHEAGLISDYKAQYADNKLYGFGVGSLTWDGNDFLDKIRDDSQWKKIKDAITEKGLPMVIETIKLVANAFISTAVTGITTSILKG from the coding sequence GTGAAAGAAGAGGATCATGAAATGAAGCGAAATATGGATCTAGTCCGGCTTATATTACTGGAAATAGAAAATATATATCAATCAACGGCTATATACAATTTGACTATTGATGGATACGATGCTGAAATGGTTGCTTACCATTGCAAAATCATACATGAAGCTGGATTGATTTCAGACTATAAGGCACAGTATGCAGATAATAAGTTATATGGTTTTGGAGTTGGTTCACTAACTTGGGATGGAAATGACTTCTTAGATAAGATTCGAGACGATTCTCAGTGGAAGAAGATTAAAGATGCAATAACCGAAAAAGGATTGCCTATGGTCATAGAAACGATCAAATTGGTTGCCAACGCGTTTATTAGTACAGCTGTAACAGGAATAACAACTTCTATTCTCAAGGGCTAA
- a CDS encoding ATP-dependent nuclease: MNTQPYICKVHIENFRNFRCADFWLNEKQVIIGENAVGKSNLLYALQLILDPNLSDKDRMLEESDFWEGVDEPMKNGEQILIELWFANFEENKNVLAQLTDATVKLNEKEMLKLTYKFYPYRKYGEINEYNFIIFKGDDETRRFSYEDRKYLNIRVIKAIRDVESEMRNSKTSPLTQIIKQKYTISKDVLAEISKALEEKGADTLQIGQVEDLESRIHMLLNQMVAFNQDQFDVSLKTMNIDATKLLYALRPLIDSRESGNTSLGINNLLYIALILLLIEDETIKTYLPKELYEELVEKDENNLIESCYSEVEKINGYTLNDTVLTDSAKRDDLYDFMTETIPTANGVTILAVEEPEAHLHPLYQRLLYRHVMNRSNASVIITTHSTHISSVAPITSIVHLISKSTGTSVKTTAQLRLSDSDFADLERYIDVKRGEIYLAKGVIFVEGVSEEYLIPSFAKTMEYDLDRLGVVVCNINSTNFEPYRQFARALGLPYIIVTDGDYYHRVDEKNKYGDMASEDDVEYGYAGIDRAKAFSGVEDKIESFVTSEYEEGTVFEDLDTDDQIDFFESIGVFIGKHTFEVDIFCKSGGPDTVEGQIISSVFDDLTAGGPQQKQNFKNNMSEGKYDRCLAQIEASNSQIGKGRFSQRLSSCVTHNMMPEYIEAAIAKITELVRSRSN; the protein is encoded by the coding sequence ATGAATACACAACCATATATATGCAAAGTGCATATCGAAAATTTCAGGAATTTTCGCTGCGCTGACTTCTGGTTAAATGAAAAACAAGTAATCATTGGTGAAAACGCAGTTGGGAAAAGCAATTTGCTGTATGCACTGCAATTAATACTTGATCCTAATCTTTCCGATAAGGACCGAATGCTTGAGGAGTCGGATTTTTGGGAAGGTGTAGATGAACCAATGAAAAATGGAGAGCAGATTCTTATTGAACTTTGGTTCGCGAACTTTGAAGAGAATAAGAATGTGCTCGCTCAACTGACTGATGCTACAGTAAAACTTAATGAGAAGGAAATGCTGAAGTTAACATACAAGTTCTATCCATACCGAAAATATGGTGAAATTAACGAGTATAATTTCATTATTTTTAAAGGTGATGACGAAACTCGCCGATTCTCATATGAAGATAGAAAATATTTGAATATCCGTGTTATCAAGGCGATTCGTGATGTTGAATCTGAAATGCGTAATTCGAAAACTTCACCGTTAACACAGATTATCAAGCAGAAATATACAATAAGCAAGGATGTCCTCGCTGAGATCTCAAAAGCGCTTGAAGAAAAGGGTGCAGATACACTTCAAATAGGTCAAGTTGAAGATCTTGAATCAAGAATTCATATGTTGCTTAATCAAATGGTGGCGTTTAACCAAGACCAGTTTGACGTTTCTTTGAAAACGATGAATATTGACGCGACAAAGCTTCTGTATGCCTTACGCCCCTTGATTGACAGTAGGGAATCAGGAAACACCAGTCTAGGGATAAACAATCTACTCTATATTGCACTCATTCTTCTTTTAATTGAGGATGAGACGATTAAGACATATCTGCCAAAGGAGCTTTATGAAGAATTAGTCGAAAAGGACGAAAACAACCTTATTGAGAGTTGTTATTCTGAAGTGGAAAAAATCAATGGGTACACTTTAAATGATACCGTATTGACGGATTCTGCAAAAAGAGATGATTTATATGATTTCATGACTGAAACCATTCCTACCGCAAATGGTGTAACCATTCTTGCAGTTGAAGAACCTGAAGCTCATCTGCATCCATTATATCAGCGACTACTTTACCGTCATGTGATGAATCGGTCAAACGCCTCTGTCATCATAACAACGCATTCAACTCATATTTCTTCTGTTGCGCCAATTACTTCAATAGTTCATCTGATATCCAAGAGCACTGGCACCAGTGTAAAGACAACTGCACAATTAAGGCTTTCAGATTCAGATTTTGCTGATTTAGAGAGGTATATCGATGTTAAGCGTGGAGAGATTTATTTGGCTAAAGGTGTCATTTTTGTTGAAGGTGTTTCAGAGGAATATCTAATTCCTAGTTTTGCTAAGACCATGGAGTACGATTTAGACCGTTTAGGCGTTGTGGTTTGTAATATTAACTCCACAAATTTCGAACCATATCGTCAGTTTGCTAGGGCATTGGGTTTGCCATATATTATTGTGACTGATGGAGACTATTACCACAGAGTTGATGAGAAAAATAAGTACGGAGATATGGCCTCGGAAGACGATGTTGAGTACGGCTATGCTGGAATAGACCGTGCAAAAGCCTTTTCAGGAGTTGAAGATAAAATTGAATCATTTGTAACTTCGGAGTATGAAGAAGGTACAGTCTTTGAAGATTTGGATACTGACGATCAGATTGATTTTTTTGAAAGTATTGGGGTTTTCATCGGAAAGCATACTTTTGAAGTTGACATTTTCTGTAAATCTGGAGGTCCAGATACAGTTGAAGGGCAAATTATATCTAGTGTTTTTGATGATTTGACTGCAGGTGGCCCTCAGCAGAAGCAGAATTTTAAGAATAATATGTCAGAAGGCAAATACGATAGATGTTTAGCGCAAATTGAGGCTTCCAATAGTCAAATTGGGAAAGGACGATTTTCGCAGCGGCTCTCATCCTGCGTAACGCATAATATGATGCCAGAATACATTGAAGCAGCTATCGCTAAGATAACTGAGCTCGTGAGGAGTAGGTCAAATTGA
- a CDS encoding relaxase/mobilization nuclease domain-containing protein, producing the protein MHQNKGKSIADCLADRTDYAKNPSKTNDGELISSYECDPKTIQGEFLLAKRQYSDITGRQQENDVIAYQIRQSFKPDEISPELANKIGYELGMSFTKGNHAFIVATHIDKAHIHNHIIFNSTSLDCTKKFRDFLGSGKAVRKISDRLCLKNSLSIIENPKRGKNHYGKWLGDKKSLSHSEKLRQIINEVLTKKPADFTVFLKEMKLAGYEIKQGNYISFKGENQKKFIRLRSLGNGYSEDEIKAIISGEKAPPNKKNYHQKPQSRVNLLVDIQAKLQAGKDAGYEQWAKIFNLKQMAQTINFLTENKLLAYEDLEKKSLNATDNFNRLSTEIKAAEKRMAEIAILKAHIINYAKTRDVYTAYRKAGYSKKFYEEHAADLLLHKASKATFDELGLKKLPTVKSLQAEYAELLSKKKKAYGIYHAAKKEMQEVLTAKANIDRLLQSDPPVKENEKAPNQR; encoded by the coding sequence ATGCACCAAAACAAGGGCAAATCCATAGCCGATTGCCTTGCGGATCGTACTGATTATGCAAAGAATCCAAGCAAGACAAACGATGGCGAACTCATCAGTTCTTACGAGTGTGATCCCAAAACCATACAGGGTGAATTTCTCCTAGCAAAGCGACAGTATTCTGATATTACAGGCAGGCAGCAAGAGAATGATGTGATAGCCTATCAAATACGCCAGTCCTTTAAACCAGATGAGATTTCACCAGAGCTTGCCAACAAAATTGGCTATGAATTAGGCATGAGTTTTACGAAAGGAAACCACGCTTTTATTGTTGCAACTCACATCGACAAAGCCCATATTCACAATCATATTATCTTTAATTCCACTTCCTTGGACTGCACAAAAAAGTTCAGGGATTTTTTAGGTTCTGGAAAAGCAGTCCGCAAAATTTCTGATCGCCTTTGCCTTAAAAACAGTCTGTCTATCATCGAAAATCCAAAGCGTGGAAAGAATCATTATGGCAAGTGGTTAGGCGATAAAAAGTCTCTCTCCCACTCCGAAAAGCTACGCCAGATTATTAACGAAGTTCTTACAAAAAAGCCTGCGGATTTTACAGTCTTCTTAAAAGAAATGAAGCTGGCAGGCTATGAAATAAAACAAGGAAACTACATATCCTTCAAGGGAGAGAATCAAAAGAAATTCATTCGCCTGCGTTCTCTCGGTAATGGTTATTCTGAAGATGAAATCAAAGCAATAATCAGTGGCGAGAAAGCCCCGCCAAACAAGAAAAATTATCACCAAAAACCTCAGTCACGTGTCAATTTACTTGTTGATATACAGGCAAAATTACAGGCTGGCAAAGATGCTGGCTATGAGCAGTGGGCCAAAATTTTCAACCTGAAGCAGATGGCGCAAACAATAAACTTCTTAACAGAAAACAAGCTTCTTGCCTATGAGGATTTAGAGAAAAAATCTCTGAACGCCACCGATAATTTCAATCGCCTTTCTACAGAAATCAAGGCTGCTGAAAAGCGTATGGCAGAGATTGCTATACTTAAAGCCCACATCATTAATTACGCCAAAACCCGTGATGTTTATACTGCCTATCGCAAAGCAGGATACTCTAAAAAGTTCTATGAAGAACATGCTGCTGACCTTCTTTTACACAAGGCATCAAAGGCGACCTTTGATGAGCTTGGGCTTAAAAAGCTGCCAACGGTTAAGTCTCTGCAAGCAGAGTATGCCGAGCTGCTTTCCAAAAAGAAAAAAGCCTATGGGATCTACCACGCAGCAAAAAAAGAAATGCAGGAGGTACTAACCGCAAAGGCAAATATCGATCGCCTTTTACAGAGTGACCCTCCAGTAAAAGAGAATGAAAAAGCTCCAAATCAAAGATAA
- a CDS encoding helix-turn-helix domain-containing protein, translating into MKINYKKLWIELINRDIKKSDLKKLTGLSAGTITKLNKNEPVSITVLLSICEALQCDIGDICSAVSDGNVTDDN; encoded by the coding sequence ATGAAGATTAATTATAAAAAGTTATGGATCGAGCTTATAAATCGGGATATTAAGAAAAGTGATTTAAAGAAACTGACTGGACTATCAGCAGGAACAATAACCAAACTGAATAAAAACGAACCTGTTTCTATCACCGTATTACTATCAATTTGTGAAGCTTTACAATGTGACATCGGTGATATTTGTTCAGCGGTTTCAGATGGAAATGTTACAGATGACAATTGA
- a CDS encoding DUF5131 family protein has translation MSNKSKIEWTECSWNPVTGCTKISEGCVHCYAATFAKRLKAMHNPRYKNEFEVTVHSDLITAPLEWKAARKIFVNSMSDIFHEELSDEVILSIFDTMNQASWHTFQVLTKRSERLAKLAPQITWTSNIWMGVTIESKEYLNRADHLKGSAAAVKFISAEPLLSDLDSLNLDGIDWLIVGGESGHGSRPIKEEWVIKLRDNAKKSKVAFFFKQWGGFNKKKNGRLLEGKTYDEYPTFEDEGL, from the coding sequence ATGTCAAATAAATCGAAAATTGAGTGGACAGAGTGTTCATGGAACCCAGTTACGGGATGTACCAAAATATCTGAAGGTTGTGTACATTGTTACGCAGCAACATTTGCTAAAAGACTAAAAGCAATGCATAACCCAAGATACAAAAATGAGTTTGAAGTAACTGTACATTCTGATTTAATAACGGCTCCCTTAGAATGGAAAGCTGCAAGAAAAATCTTTGTGAATTCGATGTCGGATATTTTTCATGAAGAATTGTCAGATGAAGTTATATTGAGCATTTTTGACACAATGAATCAAGCATCATGGCATACCTTTCAAGTATTGACAAAACGTTCTGAGCGTCTTGCTAAGCTGGCACCTCAAATAACTTGGACGTCGAACATTTGGATGGGAGTAACTATTGAGAGCAAGGAATATTTAAATCGAGCAGACCATTTAAAGGGATCGGCCGCAGCGGTCAAGTTTATATCAGCTGAGCCATTATTATCAGATTTGGATTCGCTAAATCTTGATGGTATTGACTGGTTAATTGTTGGTGGAGAATCGGGGCACGGAAGTAGACCAATAAAAGAAGAATGGGTAATAAAATTAAGAGACAATGCGAAAAAATCAAAAGTTGCATTCTTCTTTAAGCAATGGGGAGGCTTCAATAAGAAAAAAAATGGTAGGTTGCTTGAAGGTAAAACTTATGATGAATATCCAACTTTTGAAGATGAAGGGCTATAA
- a CDS encoding ATP-dependent helicase: MNDYFKQKVKDLSNDADQLRAYESTDSTVVIAGPGSGKTTVLTLKVMHLLENLIAEPRGLACLTYSTESAREFKTRLSKLGIRSRKNVFLGTVHSFCLAEILTPFAKLYPKYGIPNPIRIISEAEKKKLFDDVNPPGGTSITEMDKERTRNISGISRVAIESYEVALKTAIAFEEKLLKSGYIDFISMVKFSVELIQNESYVRKAIEAKFPWFVIDEYQDLGRPLHEIVLSLLDVSDIKIFAVGDADQSIYDFQGAAPDYLHELSQRKGIKCIRLLNNYRSAQTIINASEFVLNTQRGYVASGVLKDYPASMEFIECESGMDEQYQQTIEMVKRFHSDGIPYHEIAILVGKNDEVNALKDKFDSEGIAVYLARQEFRNTETIQWLQKCASWVENKTQVSFDEIFLTWMNFISHQQDNMISDEFNLIVRRTLLRVLQVSRQYKDNLFEWLRHVLTELDFKKVFDGSDRFPDEIENMKKLIRVVKQAEPAMTIGFLTRLGIPDNQVVLSTRHSAKGLEFDVVIMLGMEKDSFPGYYDTTQRKIDEARRLCFVAVSRARKACVLIRSKQLPNKYGRWFSKDPSPFWTTLKEFHDAQSSGKRDLQT; encoded by the coding sequence TTGAATGATTATTTCAAACAAAAGGTGAAAGATCTCTCCAATGATGCAGACCAGCTTCGAGCATACGAATCGACCGACAGCACAGTTGTTATAGCTGGACCCGGAAGTGGAAAGACAACAGTACTGACACTAAAAGTCATGCATCTATTAGAGAATTTAATAGCTGAGCCGAGAGGCTTGGCTTGTTTGACTTATAGCACTGAGTCAGCTCGTGAATTCAAAACAAGGCTTTCAAAATTGGGAATAAGGAGTCGTAAAAATGTTTTCTTGGGCACAGTCCACAGTTTTTGCCTCGCGGAAATCTTAACTCCATTCGCTAAACTATATCCTAAATATGGAATACCAAATCCTATACGGATTATATCGGAAGCGGAAAAAAAGAAGCTGTTTGACGATGTAAATCCGCCAGGAGGGACTTCAATAACCGAAATGGATAAAGAGCGAACTCGCAATATAAGTGGTATTAGTCGAGTTGCTATTGAAAGTTATGAAGTTGCGCTTAAAACGGCAATTGCATTTGAAGAGAAGTTATTAAAGAGCGGCTATATTGATTTTATTAGCATGGTTAAATTTTCTGTTGAGCTTATTCAAAATGAATCTTATGTGCGTAAGGCAATTGAGGCAAAATTTCCTTGGTTCGTTATTGATGAATATCAGGACTTAGGCAGGCCATTACACGAAATAGTCTTGTCCTTACTAGACGTGTCTGACATCAAAATATTCGCTGTAGGTGATGCTGACCAGTCGATATACGATTTTCAGGGTGCAGCTCCAGATTATCTCCATGAACTCTCGCAAAGAAAAGGAATCAAGTGTATCCGCTTGTTGAACAACTATCGAAGCGCACAAACTATTATAAATGCCTCGGAATTTGTTTTAAATACCCAACGAGGTTACGTAGCATCTGGTGTATTGAAAGACTATCCTGCTTCTATGGAATTTATAGAGTGTGAGAGTGGAATGGATGAACAATATCAGCAAACAATTGAAATGGTTAAAAGATTTCATTCGGATGGAATTCCTTATCACGAAATTGCAATACTCGTTGGTAAAAACGATGAAGTGAACGCATTGAAGGATAAGTTTGACAGTGAAGGAATTGCTGTATATTTGGCCCGTCAAGAATTTAGGAATACAGAAACTATTCAATGGCTTCAGAAATGTGCATCTTGGGTTGAGAATAAGACACAGGTGTCATTTGATGAAATATTTCTGACTTGGATGAATTTTATATCACACCAACAGGATAACATGATTTCCGATGAGTTTAATCTAATTGTGAGGCGAACACTATTACGAGTTTTACAAGTGAGCAGGCAGTATAAAGATAATCTTTTTGAATGGCTACGGCATGTATTAACGGAACTTGATTTTAAAAAAGTTTTTGATGGTTCAGATCGGTTTCCTGATGAAATCGAAAATATGAAAAAATTAATAAGAGTCGTGAAACAAGCAGAACCGGCTATGACGATTGGATTCTTAACACGTCTTGGTATACCTGACAATCAGGTTGTTTTATCGACAAGGCATAGTGCAAAAGGTCTAGAATTTGATGTGGTAATAATGCTTGGTATGGAAAAAGACAGTTTCCCGGGTTACTACGATACAACGCAACGGAAGATTGATGAAGCTAGGAGGCTTTGTTTTGTGGCTGTTAGTAGAGCAAGGAAGGCGTGTGTTCTGATCAGATCTAAGCAATTACCAAACAAATATGGCAGATGGTTTTCTAAAGATCCATCACCGTTTTGGACAACCCTGAAAGAGTTTCATGATGCACAATCATCAGGCAAACGTGACTTGCAAACCTAA
- a CDS encoding helix-turn-helix transcriptional regulator, protein MSTNNKSRILYILKILYECTDEENTISITEIIEMLEKQGIVAHRRTIMTDIESIEESGVDVITIKSTQNRYFIGNRDFELAEIKLLIDAVESSKLITQKKSTDLIRKLTTLVSMHQASELHGHIYVDQRIKPENEEIYYTVDAIHSAINSNKQIEFKYYQYTGRKEKIFKNNGFVYSLSPYALIWSEDHYYAIGYCDKHGKVSKFRVDRMANTIITENEILHKPVDFDIAEYAKSVFEMFDGETKTVELKCTNDLMDVIVDRFGENVKTHELGSNCFKAIVDISISPTFYGWVFGFGNKMSILAPIDVKNEYMAMAKSVVG, encoded by the coding sequence ATGAGTACGAATAATAAGTCGCGAATTTTATACATTCTTAAAATCCTATATGAATGCACTGACGAAGAGAATACAATTTCAATTACTGAGATTATTGAAATGCTTGAAAAACAAGGCATTGTAGCGCACCGAAGAACTATTATGACTGATATTGAATCTATTGAGGAATCCGGAGTAGACGTTATCACAATTAAGTCTACACAGAATAGATATTTTATCGGCAATCGAGACTTTGAATTAGCTGAAATTAAGCTACTAATTGATGCTGTCGAATCTTCAAAGCTCATTACTCAAAAAAAGAGTACAGACCTTATTCGTAAGTTAACAACATTGGTTAGTATGCATCAAGCATCAGAGCTGCATGGACATATTTATGTTGATCAACGAATTAAGCCCGAGAATGAAGAAATCTATTACACAGTAGATGCAATTCACTCCGCAATCAATAGTAACAAGCAAATTGAGTTTAAGTATTATCAGTATACAGGCAGGAAAGAGAAGATTTTCAAAAATAACGGGTTTGTATATAGTCTAAGCCCATATGCACTCATTTGGAGTGAAGATCATTATTATGCAATCGGCTATTGTGATAAGCACGGAAAAGTCAGCAAATTTCGTGTTGACCGAATGGCAAATACCATAATCACTGAGAACGAAATTCTTCATAAACCTGTAGACTTCGATATTGCTGAGTATGCCAAGAGCGTTTTTGAAATGTTCGACGGAGAAACAAAAACTGTTGAACTAAAATGCACAAATGATCTAATGGATGTCATTGTGGATAGATTTGGCGAAAATGTAAAAACGCATGAGCTTGGCAGCAATTGCTTTAAGGCTATTGTGGATATATCAATTAGCCCTACTTTTTATGGCTGGGTGTTTGGATTTGGCAACAAGATGTCGATCCTGGCACCGATAGATGTTAAGAACGAGTATATGGCGATGGCAAAAAGTGTTGTAGGTTAA
- a CDS encoding sigma-70 family RNA polymerase sigma factor, whose protein sequence is MTLPELAQIFADYAKAEETYERTKRRYKATYSLDREDGIERNILFVSLSPHELYERKLTQEQLHSAIASLPDKQAKRIYAHFFLGMSKTAIARAEGVSKVSVSESIERGLCSIEKFLKKFL, encoded by the coding sequence TTGACGCTACCCGAACTGGCACAGATATTCGCAGATTATGCCAAAGCAGAGGAAACCTATGAACGAACAAAACGTCGCTATAAAGCTACATACTCCCTTGATCGTGAGGATGGGATTGAGCGAAATATTCTCTTCGTCTCGCTCTCTCCCCATGAGCTTTACGAGCGCAAACTGACCCAAGAACAACTTCATTCAGCGATAGCCTCATTGCCCGACAAGCAAGCAAAACGAATTTATGCTCATTTCTTTTTAGGCATGAGCAAAACAGCAATAGCAAGGGCTGAAGGAGTTAGCAAAGTATCAGTTTCAGAATCTATTGAAAGGGGGTTATGCTCAATAGAAAAGTTTTTGAAAAAGTTCCTCTAA
- the istB gene encoding IS21-like element helper ATPase IstB produces the protein MGEINVKAQSISLYCKQLKLPTFCDYENMIRQMDTNMSYEDFLLALLRVENDQRQENNRKRRIKAAKYPYLKTLDEFDTSRLKHVKEPFIFELSECDYIDKHQNIVMIGNPGTGKTHLAISLGLKACTLGYSVKFYNAASLATELVEASEYKRLAKLEKQLSKVDLLILDELSYLSFNRHQSDLLFKVISDRSEKGSIIITTNLEFSRWTELFDNPIMVAALVDRITFRSYVLNMNGDSYRKDSNSK, from the coding sequence ATGGGTGAAATAAACGTGAAGGCACAGTCTATTTCTCTTTACTGCAAGCAGCTCAAGCTCCCTACCTTTTGTGATTATGAAAATATGATCCGTCAGATGGACACCAATATGAGCTATGAGGATTTCCTCCTTGCGCTACTAAGAGTTGAGAACGACCAGCGTCAGGAAAATAATCGCAAAAGGCGGATCAAAGCTGCAAAGTATCCATATTTGAAGACTCTTGATGAATTTGATACAAGCCGGCTTAAACATGTAAAAGAACCTTTTATTTTTGAGTTGTCTGAGTGCGACTACATAGACAAACATCAAAACATTGTAATGATAGGGAATCCCGGAACAGGCAAGACGCATCTTGCAATAAGCCTTGGCTTGAAAGCCTGCACCCTCGGATATTCCGTCAAGTTTTATAACGCCGCATCACTTGCAACTGAATTGGTCGAGGCCAGCGAGTACAAAAGGCTGGCAAAGCTTGAAAAACAGCTGTCTAAAGTTGATCTGCTAATACTAGATGAACTCTCATACCTAAGCTTTAACAGGCATCAGTCAGATCTGCTTTTCAAGGTAATCTCTGATCGATCCGAAAAAGGCAGCATCATAATAACCACAAATCTTGAATTCTCAAGATGGACAGAGCTTTTCGATAATCCAATAATGGTCGCAGCCCTAGTTGACAGAATAACATTCCGCTCCTATGTATTAAACATGAATGGCGATTCTTATCGAAAGGACAGCAACAGCAAATAA
- a CDS encoding IS256 family transposase — translation MSEKIVQLNEEVIKGQIRELVRGSVEETLNGLLEAEASKLTQAARYERSEERQGYRSGHYSRNLATTSGNVTLNVPRLKGISFETAIIERYRRRESSVEEALIEMYLAGVSVRRVEDITEALWGTKVSPSTISELNKKAYVHIEAWRNRPLQGGKYPYVYVDGIYLRRNWGGEYQNVAILVAIAVNEDGYREVLGAAEGMKEDKASWVSFFQWLKGRGLDGVKLIVGDKCLGMLEASYEVFPEAKYQRCTVHFYRNVFSVVPKSKVKLVAKMLKAIHAQESKKAARDKAKAVVAELQAMKLKEAAKKIEDGIEETLTYAEFPSEHWTRIRTNNVIERLNREIRRRTRVVGCFPDGNSALMLVCARLRHVAGTQWGNKKYMNMKHLEAAVEDASFAG, via the coding sequence ATGTCCGAGAAAATTGTACAGCTTAACGAGGAAGTAATCAAGGGGCAAATCAGGGAATTAGTCCGTGGGAGCGTAGAAGAAACGCTCAACGGGTTGCTGGAGGCGGAGGCTTCGAAGCTAACACAGGCGGCGCGGTACGAGCGCAGCGAGGAGCGGCAGGGGTACCGCAGCGGTCATTACAGCCGAAACCTCGCCACCACCTCCGGCAATGTCACCCTCAACGTGCCCCGTCTCAAGGGGATCAGTTTTGAGACCGCCATCATCGAGCGCTACCGCCGCCGGGAGAGCAGCGTGGAAGAAGCGCTGATTGAGATGTATCTGGCCGGCGTCTCGGTGCGCCGGGTGGAGGACATCACGGAGGCGCTGTGGGGTACCAAAGTGTCACCCTCAACCATTAGTGAACTGAACAAGAAAGCCTACGTCCATATCGAGGCCTGGCGCAACAGACCGCTGCAGGGCGGGAAATATCCCTATGTCTATGTGGATGGCATCTATCTGCGCCGCAACTGGGGCGGCGAGTATCAGAATGTGGCCATTTTGGTAGCAATCGCAGTCAATGAGGACGGCTACCGTGAGGTTTTGGGCGCCGCTGAGGGCATGAAAGAGGACAAGGCCAGCTGGGTCAGCTTCTTTCAGTGGCTGAAAGGCCGTGGTCTGGACGGCGTGAAGCTCATTGTAGGCGACAAGTGCCTAGGGATGCTGGAGGCCAGCTACGAAGTATTTCCGGAAGCAAAATACCAGCGCTGCACGGTCCACTTCTACCGCAATGTGTTCTCTGTTGTGCCGAAGTCTAAGGTGAAATTAGTCGCCAAGATGCTCAAGGCCATCCACGCCCAGGAGAGCAAAAAGGCTGCCAGAGATAAGGCGAAAGCGGTGGTGGCCGAGCTTCAGGCAATGAAGCTCAAGGAGGCTGCCAAGAAAATTGAAGACGGCATAGAGGAGACGCTGACCTATGCGGAGTTCCCCTCAGAGCATTGGACGCGCATCCGCACCAACAATGTCATTGAACGGCTGAACCGGGAGATCCGCAGGCGCACCCGAGTGGTTGGCTGCTTTCCCGATGGCAATTCGGCGCTCATGCTAGTCTGTGCCAGACTTCGGCACGTGGCCGGCACCCAGTGGGGCAACAAGAAGTATATGAACATGAAGCATCTGGAGGCGGCTGTCGAAGACGCTTCCTTTGCCGGCTGA
- a CDS encoding CD1845 family protein: protein MDRQIRLWYACLIEMEVGLMRILLKILLFPITLMVSILLLVCEFICVFSSMLLSILAFILFAIGLATMLLLGETNEGLRVLFIAYIISPYGIPMLAAWFLGTIGGINERLKSI, encoded by the coding sequence ATGGACAGACAGATAAGGCTTTGGTACGCTTGTCTTATAGAAATGGAGGTCGGTCTTATGAGAATCCTACTTAAAATACTTCTGTTCCCCATAACCCTTATGGTATCTATCCTATTACTGGTGTGCGAATTTATCTGTGTATTTAGCTCGATGCTGCTTTCAATTTTGGCATTTATCTTGTTCGCAATTGGACTTGCTACAATGTTGCTGTTGGGTGAAACAAATGAAGGATTAAGAGTCTTATTCATTGCATACATTATCAGCCCTTATGGTATCCCGATGCTCGCCGCTTGGTTCCTTGGTACAATAGGCGGGATCAATGAAAGGCTCAAATCTATTTGA